In Amia ocellicauda isolate fAmiCal2 chromosome 7, fAmiCal2.hap1, whole genome shotgun sequence, one genomic interval encodes:
- the misp3 gene encoding PALM2-AKAP2 fusion protein: MATDPRSPHSSESEAWEISGPPTDADTDPTDDPAVVSEAPRAEQEEAWPDLPEPEWPAEGAALLSPDQAEEGPHLRNVDTAEGTSFLPACLAAVSLAGPPEGAARSQVLCDTLQHSGAGEGESRGTAVPYSTNTVAGENRDLFDCQEWPPTPLDLDPEEGAPEERREGGDANESHANERLSKQPPVLQPALETDMAGEADTQLRETLGAAAVAGAGESVDSQPLDFGNAREQWKMLESSSSGSKAPQPSFPSSSLRNQFQETPLSPSSCRRDLPEGAVTGAVHQGELRHHLVAQLQGQKQPVRQRPPLATVAWEPANAGPGSESPAVVRELSREAGGEGPPGGRLTGGEQQETACTGEAARETHRGSHSSAHGKAPVHTEDTAAGQRGTMELDNGDDNLSDSGVSADFSPGSTLEFNSSPPAEPPPANETPIEREIRLAMEREDNLRRARGISRRSVSEEYVDIPLRKPILSQSLPSKSLKGKDRHFAGKKMQKEISMDTKREEDLVQLGTVPGDYDKGTIRHLRDKKRLFELFQESQEPAIPPSKTTDDTGLGGSPRSLVPERRRSLDLLSQSPAQSPTQKTPSSSGGSVPDGGPRGPSFAERTPSNVIILENTIRLPSPALHTPPDRSRAPSSHGSISDGERMTVLDSSSLFSPGSFTRSQPDGGMAMETEDDAPKENPFFKLRSSMGLRPEVEQDIREAQQREQELRRQRYSLYGRGDSCGPPSTEPPTPSRTPTPNRTPTPNGLPTPSPSPSPTPSARQSLGKLDVTWPPPSQSSEEAPIQTEMDRSPKVPRQKTPLLQRWETGMVNGHAEED; this comes from the coding sequence ATGGCAACAGATCCGAGAAGCCCCCACAGTTCCGAGTCCGAGGCCTGGGAGATCTCCGGCCCGCCGACCGACGCAGACACGGACCCCACGGACGACCCCGCTGTGGTCAGCGAAGCACCCAGGGCCGAGCAGGAGGAGGCCTGGCCTGATTTGCCCGAGCCAGAGTGGCCGGCTGAGGGGGCCGCCCTCCTGAGCCCAGACCAAGCGGAGGAGGGTCCGCACCTCCGGAATGTGGATACCGCTGAGGGCACATCattcctgcctgcctgcctggcaGCTGTCAGTCTGGCTGGGCCACCGGAGGGAGCTGCCCGGTCACAGGTGCTCTGTGACACCCTGCAACATAGTGGGGCCGGGGAGGGAGAGTCTAGGGGCACAGCCGTCCCCTACTCCACCAACACTGTGGCAGGGGAAAACCGGGACCTTTTCGACTGCCAGGAGTGGCCACCCACCCCTCTGGACCTAGACCCGGAGGAAGGGGCGCCCGAGGAAAGGAGGGAAGGAGGTGATGCGAACGAATCCCACGCTAACGAGAGGCTTTCCAAGCAGCCACCTGTCCTGCAGCCTGCACTGGAGACGGACATGGCAGGAGAGGCAGACACCCAGCTGCGCGAGACCCTGGGGGCTGCGGCCGTAGCAGGGGCCGGTGAGAGTGTTGACAGTCAGCCTCTGGACTTCGGCAACGCCAGGGAGCAGTGGAAGATGCTGGAAAGCAGCAGCAGTGGAAGCAAGGCCCCCCAGCCTTCCTTCCCCAGCAGCTCCTTGAGGAACCAGTTCCAGGAAACACCCTTGTCCCCCTCCAGCTGCCGGAGAGATCTCCCGGAGGGTGCAGTCACAGGCGCGGTGCACCAGGGGGAGCTCCGGCACCACCTGGTCGCCCAGCTCCAGGGGCAGAAGCAACCGGTGCGGCAGCGCCCGCCCCTAGCAACAGTTGCCTGGGAGCCGGCCAATGCGGGGCCCGGCTCAGAGAGTCCTGCTGTAGTCAGGGAGCTCAGCAGGGAGGCGGGGGGGGAGGGGCCTCCAGGAGGTAGACTAACAGGTGGAGAGCAGCAGGAAACAGCTTGCACGGGCGAGGCAGCGAGAGAGACGCACCGGGGATCCCACAGCAGCGCACACGGCAAGGCGCCAGTTCACACAGAGGACACTGCGGCCGGCCAGAGAGGGACAATGGAGCTGGACAACGGGGATGACAATCTCAGCGACAGCGGGGTGTCTGCCGACTTCTCCCCCGGCAGCACCCTGGAGTTCAACTCCTCTCCCCCTGCAGAGCCGCCCCCGGCCAACGAGACGCCCATCGAGAGGGAGATCCGGCTGGCCATGGAGAGGGAGGATAACCTGCGCCGGGCTCGGGGCATCTCCCGGCGCAGCGTGAGCGAGGAGTACGTGGACATCCCCCTGAGGAAGCCCATCCTGTCCCAGAGCCTGCCCTCCAAGTCGCTCAAAGGCAAAGACCGGCACTTTGCTGGCAAAAAGATGCAAAAGGAGATCAGCATGGACACCAAGCGGGAGGAGGACCTGGTGCAGCTGGGCACAGTGCCGGGTGACTACGACAAGGGCACCATCCGCCACCTGCGTGACAAGAAGCGACTCTTTGAGTTGTTCCAGGAGAGCCAGGAACCAGCCATACCGCCCAGTAAGACCACTGACGACACCGGGCTGGGCGGATCGCCCCGATCTCTGGTACCGGAGAGGCGGAGGAGTCTGGATCTACTGTCCCAGAGCCCGGCCCAGAGCCCGACCCAGAAGACACCCAGCAGCAGCGGTGGCTCGGTGCCCGACGGGGGGCCCAGAGGCCCGTCCTTCGCTGAGAGGACCCCCAGCAACGTCATCATCCTGGAGAACACCATCAGACTGCCGTCCCCGGCGCTCCATACCCCGCCGGACAGGAGCAGAGCACCCAGCAGCCACGGGTCCATCTCGGATGGGGAGCGCATGACAGTCCTGGATTCCAGCAGCCTGTTCTCCCCGGGCAGCTTCACCCGCAGCCAGCCGGACGGAGGGATGGCAATGGAGACGGAGGACGACGCCCCCAAAGAGAACCCCTTCTTCAAGCTGCGCTCCTCCATGGGGCTGAGGCCGGAGGTGGAGCAGGACATCCGTGAGGCGCAGCAGAGGGAGCAGGAGCTGCGGCGCCAGCGGTACAGCCTTTACGGCAGGGGGGACAGCTGCGGCCCACCCAGCACtgagccccccacccccagccgcACCCCTACCCCCAaccgcacccccacccccaacggGCTGCCCACCCCGTCACCGTCCCCCTCGCCCACCCCTTCAG
- the palm3 gene encoding paralemmin-3 — protein MDEAEKYQQRLQAIAEKRRLQEEEERARREMEEERLRLQQLKRKSLRDQWLMEGPPLTPEPPSPRSPLWSPPVQQTEDKLPSQASVKDERKVNQVEETRRLKDTAQSGMEAAKTGTEEPRADPTPVQHSVTPEPPKPVPRVRRVPPAEDTPLENGQGTRTVLSTMAVTVEKDHKTGATVVHSVVPLSTEDVQLTGEKVFDDGRKTVHAVGVAVGMPSPEEVGLVLSAISKKATEEPKLEELKTEPTVIQNGDARSPEPDESVPAVENSLTGDAHSLPSSHSPPQSHHEGKPETNGPVGASESAGDESPEEPSAEAAQGDSQPPRQETEDVSIRGPEDMGGLGEGAVTLTFLGFSEAGPEEEIEGATGAVIRAERVIITEEGDELPVDPGQREEEPLKDISAEQEPPQESQHESVEGPGAAAEPPGTDQEEPVEGSAAATDPPGPAREVPVEATKAELELPMSSTAPPQEEPSPASTGVTSVPLEQQQQEVLTPGTGLPVDSEEPPAEKATAASQLPLYSQAAPSHAPRSEREPDKQKPESEKNPIEKEAPENTPNAAAAASLPEQFQDVPLDGVGDLTVSPEGVKLDKPELQPLLNKGQEVASSSKRSAPARPAELQPLLQSSSPQHNSAKHEQPSAGVKSEPPTRAEAEEPPRPKTKTCQCCSVM, from the exons ATGGACGAGGCCGAGAAATACCAGCAGAGGCTGCAGGCCATCGCG GAAAAGAGGCGCCTCCAGGAGGAAGAGGAGCGCGCCCGGAGGGAGATGGAGGAAGAGCGGCTCAGACTGCAGCAGCTGAAG AGGAAGTCCCTGCGAGACCAGTGGCTGATGGAGGGCCCCCCGCTCACCCCCGAGCCCCCCAGTCCCCGCTCGCCGCTCTGGAGCCCCCCGGTGCAGCAGACTGAAGACAA GCTGCCGAGCCAGGCCTCAGTGAAAGATGAGAGGAAAGTGAACCAAGTGGAAGAAACTCGCAGACTGAAGGACACAGCCCAGAGTGGGATGGAGGCGGCCAAG ACGGGCACCGAGGAGCCGAGAGCGG ACCCCACGCCTGTCCAGCACAGCGTGACCCCCGAGCCCCCGAAGCCCGTGCCCCGAGTCCGCAGAGTGCCCCCCGCTGAAGACACTCCCCTGGAGAACGGCCAGGGAACCAGGACAG TTCTGAGCACCATGGCCGTGACAGTGGAGAAAGACCACAAGACCGGAGCCACCGTTGTACACTCTGTGGTCCCTCTGTCCACTGAGGACGTGCAGCTCACAGGAGAGAAGGTCTTTGATGACGGCAGGAAGACGGTGCACGCTGTGGGGGTGGCAGTGGGCATGCCCAGTCCCGAGGAGGTGGGCCTGGTGTTGAGCGCCATTTCCAAAAAGGCGACTGAAGAGCCCAAACTGGAGGAGCTGAAAACTGAACCCACTGTGATCCAGAACGGGGACGCGAGGAGCCCGGAGCCAGACGAGTCGGTTCCTGCCGTGGAAAACAGTTTGACAGGGGATGCCCACTCCCTCCCATCCTCCCACAGTCCCCCCCAGTCGCATCATGAGGGAAAGCCCGAGACCAACGGCCCCGTCGGAGCTTCGGAATCGGCAGGAGACGAGAGCCCAGAGGAGCCCAGCGCTGAGGCGGCCCAGGGAGACTCGCAGCCCCCGAGACAGGAGACGGAGGACGTTTCCATACGCGGACCAGAGGACATGGGAGGGCTGGGGGAGGGCGCCGTGACCCTGACTTTCCTGGGCTTCTCCGAGGCCGGCCCAGAGGAGGAGATCGAAGGGGCCACGGGGGCGGTCATACGGGCAGAGCGCGTGATCATCACCGAGGAAGGGGACGAACTGCCTGTGGATCCTGGACAAAGGGAGGAGGAGCCACTGAAGGACATCAGCGCCGAGCAagaacctcctcaggagtcccAGCACGAGTCAGTGGAGGGGCCTGGTGCTGCGGCAGAACCTCCTGGCACGGATCAAGAAGAGCCGGTGGAGGGGTCTGCTGCTGCAACGGATCCTCCTGGGCCCGCTCGAGAAGTGCCGGTGGAGGCGACCAAAGCTGAGCTAGAACTTCCCATGAGTTCTACAGCGCCGCCCCAAGAGGAACCCAGTCCTGCGTCCACCGGTGTCACGAGTGTCCCGCTAGAGCAGCAGCAACAGGAAGTTCTGACTCCTGGCACTGGACTTCCTGTGGACTCTGAAGAACCCCCAGCAGAGAAAGCCACCGCTGCCTCCCAGCTCCCCCTGTATTCCCAAGCAGCTCCCTCACACGCGCCCCGGTCAGAGAGAGAACCAGACAAACAGAAACCTGAGTCGGAGAAGAACCCCATTGAGAAAGAAGCGCCAGAAAATACACCCAATGCCGCCGCCGCTGCATCTTTGCCAGAGCAGTTCCAGGACGTCCCTCTGGACGGCGTGGGGGACTTGACGGTGTCGCCCGAGGGGGTGAAGCTGGATAAACCCGAACTGCAGCCCCTGCTCAACAAGGGCCAGGAAGTCGCCTCCAGCAGCAAAAGATCAGCCCCCGCCCGACCCGCCGAGCTGCAGCCCCTCCTGCAGTCCTCCTCCCCCCAGCACAACTCGGCCAAACACGAGCAGCCGTCCGCCGGCGTCAAGTCCGAGCCCCCCACCAGGGCGGAGGCGGAGGAGCCCCCTCGGCCCAAGACCAAGACCTGCCAGTGCTGCTCTGTCATGTGA